The following are encoded in a window of Colletotrichum lupini chromosome 3, complete sequence genomic DNA:
- a CDS encoding protein disulfide-isomerase, translating into MFCKRVALGLLAAAAAVSASDVAQLKKDDFADFIKTNDLVLAEFFAPWCGHCKALAPEYEEAATSLKEKNIKLVKVDCTEESDLCQEYGVEGYPTLKVFRGPDNVSPYSGQRKAAAITSYMVKQSLPAVSILTKDTLEEFKTADKVVLVAYIDAADKASNETFTKVAEKLRDTYLFGGVNDAAVAEAEGIKAPAIVLYKSFDEGKATFTEKFDAEAIETFAQTAATPLIGEVGPETYSGYMSAGLPLAYIFAETPEEREELGAALKPIAEKYRGKINFATIDAKAFGAHAGNLNLATDKFPSFAIQETVKNQKFPFDQEKKITHDEIAKFVEEFSSGKMEPSIKSEPIPESNDGPVTVVVAKNYEQVVLDDKKDVLIEFYAPWCGHCKALAPKYEELGELYQKSEFKDKVVIAKVDATANDVPDEIQGFPTIKLYPAGNKDAAVTYSGSRSIEDLIEFVKENGKYKAEVSVKEEGAEESQAAPAATEKEAEKAKETEKAKEDAHDEL; encoded by the exons ATGTTCTGCAAGCGTGTTGCCCTTGGCCTTttggccgccgccgctgcggTTTCCGCCTCCGATGTTGCCCAGTTGAAGAAGGATGACTTCGCCGACTTCATCAAGACCAACGACCTCGTCCTCGCTGAGT TCTTCGCTCCCTGGTGCGGTCACTGCAAGGCTCTCGCTCCCGAGTACGAGGAGGCTGCCACCTCCCTTAAGGAGAAGAACATTAAGCTCGTCAAGGTCGACTGCACTGAGGAGTCCGATCTCTGCCAGGAGTACGGCGTTGAGGGCTACCCCACCCTCAAGGTCTTCCGCGGCCCCGACAACGTATCTCCCTACTCTGGCCAGCGCAAGGCTGCTGCCATCACCTCCTACATGGTGAAGCAGTCCCTGCCCGCCGTCTCCATCCTCACCAAGGACACCCTTGAGGAGTTCAAGACCGCCGACAAGGTCGTTCTCGTCGCCTACATCGACGCCGCTGACAAGGCCTCCAACGAGACCTTCACCAAGGTCGCCGAGAAGCTCCGCGACACCTACCTCTTCGGTGGCGTCAACGACGCCGCTGTTGCTGAGGCTGAGGGCATCAAGGCCCCTGCCATCGTCCTCTACAAGTCTTTCGATGAGGGCAAGGCCACCTTCACTGAGAAGTTCGACGCTGAGGCCATTGAGACCTTTGCCCAGACCGCCGCCACTCCCTTGATCGGTGAGGTCGGCCCCGAGACCTACTCCGGCTACATGTCCGCTGGCCTTCCCCTCGCCTACATCTTCGCCGAGACCCCCGAGGAGCGTGAGGAGCTTGGCGCTGCCCTGAAGCCCATCGCTGAGAAGTACCGCGGCAAGATCAACTTCGCTACCATCGACGCCAAGGCGTTCGGTGCTCACGCCGGCAACCTCAACCTCGCCACCGACAAGTTCCCCTCCTTCGCCATCCAGGAGACCGTCAAGAACCAGAAGTTCCCCTTTGACCAGGAGAAGAAGATCACTCACGATGAGATCGCCAAGTTCGTTGAGGAGTTCTCTTCCGGCAAGATGGAGCCCAGCATCAAGTCCGAGCCCATCCCTGAGTCCAACGACGGCCCCGTCACTGTCGTTGTCGCCAAGAACTACGAGCAGGTTGTCCTTGATGACAAGAAGGATGTCCTGATTGAGTTCTACGCCCCCTGGTGTGGTCACTGCAAGGCTCTGGCCCCCAAGTACGAGGAGCTTGGTGAGCTGTACCAGAAGTCTGAGTTCAAGGACAAGGTCGTCATCGCCAAGGTTGACGCTACTGCCAACGACGTTCCCGATGAGATCCAGGGCTTCCCCACCATCAAGCTCTACCCCGCAGGCAACAAGGATGCTGCCGTCACCTACTCCGGCTCCCGCTCCATTGAGGACCTGATCGAGTTCGTCAAGGAGAACGGCAAGTACAAGGCCGAGGTCTCTGTCAAGGAGGAGGGCGCCGAGGAGAGCCAGGCCGCCCCTGCTGCCACCGAGAAGGAGGCTGAGAAGGCCAAGGAGACCGAGAAGGCCAAGGAGGATGCTCACGACGAGTTGTAA
- a CDS encoding HIT zinc finger, with product MNNFGVYELASSKVTNAPGWAYVPDTGLNPAAAALQPANRKRAARSKANPTASDLTVRQEAKIRKELEQLDRDGGRDASIPIPAKASRGQNKSTPAIRKILQSQKTFHNHCDDHLALLSHAGNTPAPHPNQHTAKPANKPPHPNQHTKRNAAKRSKTSTPKTPAEPEDVEMTPAPAAEAQEDSATATDPVLKPYDKPGPAPHPGDDDPLLVSRVPAMPTDEELKWLLSRPMLSFWDARAEWGDDDTRYPERSFCEVCGYWGRVKCMKCGTRVCALDCLETHREECFTRYGI from the exons ATGAATAATTTTGGTGTCTACGAGCTCGCCAGCAGCAAAGTCACAAACGCCCCGGGATGGGCTTACGTTCCCGATACAGGCCTTAACccggccgccgccgccctccaGCCCGCGAACCGTAAGCGCGCCGCTCGAAGCAAGGCGAACCCAACCGCCTCAGACCTCACCGTCCGCCAAGAAGCCAAGATCCGCAAGGAACTCGAGCAGCTGGACCGCGACGGTGGTCGTGATGCCTCGATACCCATCCCGGCCAAGGCCTCGAGAG GCCAGAACAAGAGCACGCCAGCAATTCGCAAAATCCTCCAGTCCCAAAAGACCTTCCACAACCACTGCGACGACCACCTCGCCCTCCTCTCGCACGCCGGAAACACGCCCGCGCCGCACCCGAACCAGCACACAGCCAAACCGGCCAACAAACCGCCCCATCCGAACCAGCACACCAAGCGTAACGCCGCCAAGCGCTCCAAGACATCGACGCCAAAGACGCCAGCGGAACCGGAAGACGTCGAGATGACGCCCGCGCCGGCAGCAGAAGCGCAAGAGGACTCGGCGACGGCGACAGACCCGGTGCTGAAGCCCTACGATAAACCGGGACCGGCGCCGCATCCTGGCGACGATGATCCGCTGCTCGTGTCGCGGGTGCCTGCGATGCCGACGGACGAGGAGCTCAAGTGGCTGCTTTCGCGGCCGATGCTGAGTTTCTGGGACGCGAGGGCCGAGTGGGGCGACGACGATACGCGGTACCCCGAGCGGAGTTTCTGCGAGGTGTGCGGGTATTGGGGCCGGGTGAAGTGTATGAAGTGCGGGACGAGGGTTTGCGCTTTGGATTGTCTTGAGACGCATCGGGAGGAGTGTTTTACGAGGTACGGCATTTGA
- a CDS encoding kelch domain-containing protein has protein sequence MASNPDLWLRILAGSIYQSALFIAPKMRKGTEVNPTIIIPPFTPPTSQTSISELICPHAAKKQKQANKGEKKAKTKTAKLEGSDAEDVDLEQVLEEYKKQQEQFLKVTETVCEGPPKARSASTIMASPCDSNNLLLFGGEYFNGSLAHFFNDLHIYYINRDEWRCVTSPNAPLPRSGHAWTRASNPNHVYLFGGEFSSPKQGTFHHYSDFWRLEPATREWTKIECKGKTPPARSGHRMTYWKQFIILFGGFQDTSNQTKYLADVWIFDTQNFSWHSPTLPPAQLKPDARSSFTFLPHEQGAVLYGGYSRVKATVAANKQARGSSQGQKNILKPMVHDDCFFLRMSLPPDGSPPTAPPVVRWERRKKPANAPSPKRAGATMAWHKGRGILFGGVHDVEDSEEGMDSEFFRELFAWNIERNRFFPLALRKARQQKKANPAEQRGGRRARAQDREEELLRQLAALETGKSLEDADDMEIEKKEEEPDEDATPMREMPITMELPHQRFNAQLAVQDDVLYIYGGTFEAKDREFTFDDLYAVDLGKMDGCKEIFNRPVDDWIESEDEDDDDDEDDDEDDDDEEDEEGDIEMEEEDKKPFYTPSKRKKKQGDEASVAGSETTNATSSTAPTSATEDDDTEAAETVDDGLPHPRPFETRRDFFVRTTNEWQEILMTNLRWKNIQPETLAIKEIKAKAFELSEEKWWDCREEITALEEEQEAAGISEVVSLAERGDAAAAGRQPSLCSLEGGEKDVTEYWEILDASLLSIEYSTPDIIDTQQRLETLRKDWSRKQTIPRLLPLAFQSRILVSANMPIGIQRLNAKRSQPNDRIIFIKPLKGRDEKIAQDFLERIAAQCLPIMKEHHLSVMSLEQYEFNREFVGRNFNAGEIIQLVLKSQSGRWLPFEYVQMVMMHELAHCKQMNHSRAFWAVRNNYAEQMRGLWQRGYSGEGIWGRGALLGTGQFQHNVALPSEPLPEHLCGGTYRSRGRKRKIKPKLSYKEQKERRILKKFGANGTALGADEETKVKLEGGKRTLAKPRVAGSARGRELRAAAALARFDQPKKEPEEDIKNEVKDEDSGESEYEDDPADIKNEDAVDIDGKVIKDGKGRGMIKVCEDENSDDQDAQNELQELQASVKQWRQTHLKFKREPVDEAEASSVPPPNRVAESSHKEAPTIRRPEREAPSRVKVKEEPDDDQEAPILDIASATPTIKREARDDPRSIATRHPISPPSAPSAASPSAERQRVTATATESATMTASKSNRAAAAATTAEDGRESETGSICGVCSFANSALSITCAVCSHVLDPASVPNAWRCEGAACQESEYLNPGDFGVCGVFKRDEFEIMTNCGYC, from the exons ATGGCGTCGAACCCGGACCTGTGGCTTCGAATACTTGCAGGCTCGATATATCAATCCGCACTGTTCATTGCGCCCAAAATGCGCAAAGGCACA GAAGTGAACCCCACCATCATCATCCCACCATTCACCCCGCCGACGTCACAAACGTCAATATCTGAACTGATCTGTCCGCAC GCTGCAAAGAAGCAGAAGCAGGCCAACAAGGGCGAGAAGAAGGCAAAGACCAAGACTGCAAAACTTGAGGGGAGCGATGCCGAGGATGTTGACCTCGAGCAAGTGCTTGAGGAGTACAAGAAGCAGCAGGAGCAATTCCTCAAAGTCACGGAGACCGTGTGCGAGGGACCTCCCAAGGCCCGTTCTGCTTCCACCATTATGGCCTCGCCCTGTGACAGCAACAACTTGCTGCTCTTTGGTGGCGAGTACTTCAATGGCTCGCTCGCTCACTTCTTCAACGACCTGCACATCTACTACATCAACCGTGATGAGTGGAGGTGCGTGACGTCCCCGAACGCACCCTTGCCGCGCTCTGGACACGCGTGGACGAGGGCCTCAAACCCCAATCATGTCTACTTGTTCGGCGGAGAGTTCTCGTCGCCAAAGCAAGGGACGTTCCATCACTACTCAGACTTCTGGCGGTTGGAGCCTGCCACGAGAGAATGGACAAAGATTGAGTGCAAGGGCAAGACGCCCCCCGCCAGGAGTGGTCACCGCATGACATACTGGAAGCAGTTTATCATCTTATTTGGTGGCTTCCAGGATACCTCAAACCAGACCAAGTATCTTGCCGATGTGTGGATCTTTGATACCCAAAACTTCTCCTGGCACAGCCCGACTCTGCCCCCTGCACAGTTGAAGCCTGATGCCCGGTCTTCTTTCACGTTTCTTCCTCACGAGCAAGGTGCCGTTCTCTATGGAGGTTATTCAAGAGTGAAGGCTACCGTAGCGGCCAACAAGCAGGCCAGGGGTTCAAGCCAAGGACAGAAGAACATCTTGAAGCCAATGGTTCACGATGACTGTTTCTTCCTGAGGATGTCTTTGCCGCCTGACGGATCGCCCCCGACAGCGCCTCCAGTCGTTCGCTGGGAACGGCGCAAGAAGCCTGCCAATGCTCCCAGCCCCAAGCGCGCAGGCGCCACCATGGCATGGCACAAGGGTCGTGGAATCCTTTTTGGAGGCGTGCACGATGTTGAGGATAGCGAAGAGGGCATGGACAGCGAGTTCTTCCGGGAGCTTTTTGCGTGGAACATTGAGAGGAACCGCTTCTTCCCGCTTGCCCTTCGCAAGGCCCGTCAGCAAAAGAAGGCCAACCCGGCTGAGCAGCGTGGAGGCCGTCGTGCTCGTGCCCAGGATCGAGAGGAGGAGCTCCTTCGTCAGCTGGCTGCCTTGGAGACTGGCAAGTCTTTGGAGGATGCCGACGACATGGAAattgagaagaaggaggaggagcccGATGAGGACGCAACCCCTATGAGAGAAATGCCGATCACGATGGAGCTGCCGCACCAACGGTTTAATGCTCAGTTGGCTGTGCAGGATGATGTGCTCTACATCTATGGCGGCACTTTCGAGGCCAAGGACCGCGAGTTCACGTTTGACGACTTGTACGCAGTGGATCTTGGCAAAATGGACGGCTGTAAAGAAATTTTCAACAGGCCTGTCGATGACTGGATC GAGTCCGAGGACGAAGACGATGATGACGATGAAGATGACGATGAAGATGATGACGATGAGGAGGATGAAGAAGGCGACATCGAGATGGAAGAGGAGGACAAGAAGCCATTCTACACGCCGAGCAAGCGCAAGAAGAAGCAGGGTGATGAGGCCTCTGTTGCCGGTTCCGAAACGACCAACGCAACCTCCTCGACTGCTCCTACGAGCGCGACAGAGGATGACGATACCGAGGCGGCCGAAACCGTCGATGACGGTCTCCCGCACCCAAGA CCCTTCGAGACAAGACGTGACTTCTTCGTGCGCACCACGAACGAGTGGCAGGAGATTCTCATGACCAACCTTCGCTGGAAGAACATCCAGCCGGAGACGCTCGCCATCAAGGAGATCAAGGCCAAGGCCTTTGAGCTCAGTGAGGAGAAGTGGTGGGATTGCAGAGAGGAGATCACGGCGTTGGAGGAGGAGCAGGAGGCTGCTGGTATTAGTGAGGTTGTATCTCTTGCGGAGAGAGGCGATGCTGCTGCCGCCG GTAGGCAGCCATCTCTTTGCAGCCTGGAAGGCGGCGAGAAAGATGTCACCGAATACTGGGAAA TCTTAGACGCATCACTTCTTTCCATCGAATATTCCACTCCAGATATCATTGATACCCAACAAAGACTTGAAACTTTACGGAAAGATTGGTCAAGAAAGCAAACGATTCCACGGCTTTTACCTTTGGCATTTCAGTCCCGAATCCTTGTTAGTGCCAATATGCCGATCGGCATCCAGCGGCTGAATGCGAAACGTTCGCAACCAAACGACCGGATCATCTTCATCAAGCCTCTGAAAGGCCGCGATGAAAAGATTGCCCAAGATTTTCTCGAAAGGATCGCCGCACAATGTT TACCGATCATGAAAGAGCACCACCTTTCGGTGATGTCTCTAGAGCAGTATGAGTTCAACAGAGAGTTCGTGGGCAGGAATTTCAACGCCGGTGAAATCATTCAACTAGTGCTCAAGTCGCAATCAGGACGATGGCTACCATTTGAGTACGTTCAGATGGTGATGATGCACGA GCTGGCACACTGCAAGCAAATGAATCATTCTAGAGCATTCTGGGCAGTCAGGAACAATTACGCCGAGCAGATGCGAGGGCTTTGGCAGCGAGGGTACTCTGGCGAAGGCATCTGGGGTCGTGGTGCCCTGCTGGGGACGGGACAATTCCAACACAACGTCGCGCTTCCCTCTGAACCGCTTCCGGAGCACCTGTGTGGCGGCACATATCGCTCCCGTGGACGCAAGAGGAAGATCAAGCCAAAGCTTTCCTACAAGGAGCAAAAGGAGCGCCGAATCCTCAAGAAATTTGGTGCCAACGGCACCGCTCTGGGCGCTGATGAGGAGACAAAGGTCAAATTGGAAGGCGGCAAGCGCACGCTAGCGAAACCTCGCGTGGCTGGGAGTGCTCGTGGACGTGAACTGCGAGCCGCAGCGGCGCTCGCACGATTCGACCAGCCGAAAAAGGAGCCCGAAGAAGACATCAAAAACGAGGTTAAGGATGAGGATAGCGGCGAAAGCGAGTACGAGGACGATCCGGCGGACATCAAGAACGAAGACGCTGTCGACATCGATGGTAAGGTGATCAAGGACGGCAAAGGCAGGGGCATGATCAAGGTCTGCGAAGACGAGAACTCCGATGACCAGGATGCCCAGAACGAGCTACAAGAGTTACAGGCGTCGGTGAAGCAATGGCGACAGACGCATCTCAAGTTCAAGCGCGAGCCCGTGGACGAAGCTGAAGCTTCAAGTGTGCCGCCACCGAATCGAGTAGCAGAGTCATCACACAAGGAAGCACCGACGATCCGGAGACCAGAGCGAGAAGCTCCTTCGCGAGTCAAGGTCAAGGAGGAGCCGGATGACGATCAGGAGGCGCCAATTTTAGATATCGCGAGTGCAACCCCCACAATCAAGAGAGAAGCGCGAGACGACCCCCGGTCAATAGCAACCCGTCATCCGATCTCGCCGCCCAGCGCACCATCCGCGGCGTCGCCATCGGCCGAGAGACAGAGGGTGACGGCAACGGCAACGGAGTCAGCGACGATGACAGCGTCAAAGTCTAATAGAGCTGCGGCCGCAGCGACAACGGCCGAAGATGGACGAGAGAGTGAGACCGGGTCCATCTGTGGAGTCTGCTCGTTTGCCAACTCTGCCCTGTCGATAACGTGCGCCGTCTGCTCCCACGTGCTGGACCCGGCAAGCGTACCGAACGCCTGGCGCTGCGAGGGCGCCGCGTGCCAGGAAAGCGAGTATCTCAACCCCGGTGACTTTGGAGTGTGCGGTGTCT TCAAACGAGATGAGTTCGAGATAATGACAAATTGCGGCTATTGCTAA
- a CDS encoding diacylglycerol acyltransferase, with amino-acid sequence MPRKKGSAARSKSPTKRQPVKKFSNPQLASQAAESGNSKINVVAEAPELGPPASSTNDKQTPDDTERPAAERKESSHEYSATGLDDSPKSPSRGHRRSPSSARSNGSKAEENDSNGNAVDPEKSFGSEGTADETLVDGFDVDRSESTSIKGMSDDNYPRLTLAAQGRRNSHRFGLKAAGIRFAPLQVPFQRRLQTGAVLFHGLSILTFVSIFFFLAAIPFTWPLLVPYLIHLSLSGVASNGNLKLRSEWLRSLPIWKFFADYYPAELHKTHDLPPTRKYIFGYHPHGIISHGAFAAFATNALGFAQKFPGITNSLLTLDNNFRIPFYRDYILFMGVRSVSKESIWNTLSKGGANGEGMGRAVTIVVGGARESLEAQPGTLRLILKGRKGFIKMALRTGADLVPVLGFGENDLYDQLSPKTHPWVHNFQMFVLRVFKFTLPALHGRGILNYDVGMMPYRRPLNIVVGKPIKVTTSPTAQPTQEDIDRLHDLYMTELQKIWDTYKDQFVPERKAELQFIA; translated from the exons ATGCCTCGCAAGAAGGGTTCCGCAGCTCGTTCCAAGTCGCCAACCAAGAGGCAACCTGTCAAGAAATTCAGCAACCCTCAGCTCGCGTCGCAGGCAGCTGAGTCTGGGAACAGCAAGATTAACGTTGTAGCAGAAGCTCCAGAGCTTGGGCCACCAGCGTCCTCAACCAACGACAAGCAGACTCCTGATGATACCGAAAGACCTGCCGCTGAGAGAAAGGAGTCCAGTCACGAGTACAGCGCCACT GGCCTAGACGATTCCCCGAAAAGCCCAAGCAGAGGCCATCGACGATCCCCATCCTCGGCGAGAAGCAACGGCAGTAAGGCCGAGGAGAACGACAGCAATGGCAATGCTGTTGACCCTGAAAAGAGCTTTGGTAGCGAGGGCACCGCCGATGAGACTCTCGTCGATGGATTTGATGTTGACAGATCAGAGTCAACAAGCATTAAGGGAATGAGCGACGACAACTACCCACGCCTCACTCTCGCAGCACAAGGCCGAAGGAACAGCCATCGCTTCGGATTGAAGGCTGCAGGCATCCGCTTCGCACCTCTTCAGGTCCCCTTTCAGCGCCGTCTCCAGACCGGAGCCGTTCTGTTTCACGGCCTATCCATTCTGACCTTCGTCTCAATCTTCTTTTTCCTCGCGGCAATCCCTTTTACCTGGCCTCTCTTGGTCCCTTACCTCATTCACCTGTCACTCTCTGGCGTTGCCTCCAATGGCAACTTGAAGCTACGGTCGGAATGGCTACGATCGCTTCCCATTTGGAAATTCTTCGCTGATTACTATCCTGCTGAGCTCCATAAGACTCACGATCTTCCACCGACAAGGAAGTACATTTTCGGCTACCACCCTCATGGAATCATCTCACACGGTGCTTTCGCGGCATTCGCAACCAATGCCCTCGGATTCGCCCAGAAGTTCCCCGGGATCACCAACTCATTGTTGACACTCGACAACAACTTCCGAATCCCCTTTTACCGCGACTACATCCTGTTCATGGGCGTTCGATCTGTGTCTAAGGAGTCGATCTGGAACACGCTGAGCAAGGGCGGCGCCAATGGCGAGGGAATGGGACGTGCAGTCACCATTGTTGTGGGTGGTGCCAGGGAGTCACTCGAGGCTCAGCCCGGGACTCTCAGACTGATCCTGAAGGGACGCAAGGGCTTTATCAAAATGGCGCTGCGGACCGGAGCTGACCTCGTGCCCGTGCTGGGTTTTGGCGAGAATGACCTCTACGACCAACTCAGCCCGAAAACCCATCCTTGGGTGCACAACTTCCAGATGTTTGTGCTTCGCGTCTTTAAGTTTACTCTCCCTGCTCTTCATGGCCGGGGAATTCTTAACTACGATGTCGGTATGATGCCGTATCGCAGACCGCTCAACATTGTGGTTGGCAAGCCTATCAAGGTCACCACGTCACCCACAGCACAACCTACCCAGGAAGATATTGACCGGCTGCATGACCTGTACATGACCGAACTTCAGAAGATTTGGGATACTTACAAAGACCAGTTCGTACCTGAGCGCAAGGCCGAGCTTCAGTTCATTGCTTGA